The Prosthecobacter vanneervenii region TGACTGGGCTGCCCCGTACGATGCCAGCGCCGTCTGGGATGGCACCACCCACTTTGGTGCCACTCTCGGCACCATCAGTCAGATGGCCGAAGAAGGCGGCTACTCTCTCGTCGGCTGCGAGCTCTCCGGCACAGATGCCTTTTTTGTCCGTCACGATCTTTTGCAGGAGCACTTTCTTCGTCCTGGCGACTGCATGTTCCACTGGGAGCCGCTGCGCATGCATCTCGGACAAATGCAGCGCCACCGGGCGGCACTTCCGCTGGCGGCCTGATCCTTTCCCAGCCCCCTATGAACGTTATGAAAGTGGCGATCGCATCCCGTGTTCATCCGGCTTCGGTCGGCGGCCTCGCAGCCTATCAGCGTGAACTCGCAGCAGGCCTTCAGACCTTTCAGAACGTCAACACTTGCTTTCTCAGTGTACAGCACTCCGGCTCCTCCGATTCTGAGAAAACGAGGCAGCTGAAATGGCCGGTTTCGGACCTGATGTCGCAGTCGGCTTGGGACAGGCAGTTTCGGCTGGTAAGCAGGCTCGCTTCGCGAACAAAGCTGCTGGGCATCGCAGATTCACTGAGCAATATGATGAACAACCAGGGCTCCTGGTCTCCGGCATCTTGTGAAGCCGATGTCCTGCACTTTGTGGGCACTGGCTGGGACATCATCGGCTACCCTCTCTGGCGCCAGGCACGTAAGGCAGGCGTGCCTTTCACTGTCTGGCCCGCTGTTCATCCAAAAAATTGGGGCGATGCCGCCTTCGATGTGCGGCTCTATCAAAAAGCTGATGCCGTTTTCTGCCAGTCAGACTACGAGAGGTCACATCTGGCATCCTTGGGTGTTCCCGCAAACAAGCTCTTCCGCTGCGGCCTCCCACCAATGTGCCAGACAGCCGGCAACGCCCACACCCTGCGCTCCCGGCTTGAAATCGGCAACCGTCCCACGGTGCTGTTCCTTGGCCGAAGGGATGTCGGCAAGGGCTATCCAGCCCTTCTTGATGCCTGGCCGCTCGTTTTGCAGAAATGTCCGGATGCCGTGCTCCTGATCGCCGGGCCTGGAGATGCAGACCATGCAAGGCTTTCGAACATTCCGGCCACAAGTTATCGTGACCTAGGCTGTCCTTCCGAGCAGGAGAAAGCGGACGCTTACGCTGCATGCGACATGTTTTGCATGCCCTCCTCCCACGAATCCTTCGGCATCGTTTACGTCGAAGCCTGGTCCTATGGCAAGGCCGTCATCTGCGGCACCGCTCCAGCCAGTCGCGAACTGGTGGAAGACGGTGTCACAGGTTTGTGGTCTGACCAGCAGCCGAAGCAGCTGGCCCACTGCCTCCTGCGGCTGCTGACAGCCCCTGACCTATGCAGGAGCATCGGCCAGGCAGGGCTGCGTCATCAACAGTCTCATTACACCGCGCAGAACATGGTTTCCATGCATCTGTCCTCATGGAGCGCCCTTTCAAACTAAGCCTCGGCCTGTCGTCTGCGCTCACCTGTATTCCTCCATTTTTTGACCTGATGTCCTTACTCACAAGAGCATCTCATTATTCCCGCTGGTGTGCACACCACCTGGCGGCCCCCAGAGTTGCGATTATCGGTGAATACCACGGTGCCAATCTCGGCGATCACCTTCTGGGCACAGCCGTGTCTGGTTACTTCAGAGAACAAAATCTCCAATCCGTGCGGCTGACGCTGCACAGCCTCGCACGCTGGCGTCGCTTTCCAGACGCCGATGTCGTTGTGGGAGGGGGTAATGTGCTCAATGACCACTCACTGCGGCTTCTGCACACCTACTTCAAGGGTCACCGAAAATCAGCCTACTGCATGGGCGTCGATTTCAGTGATCCCGAAGTTTTGAATCGCCACCGGGATGTGCTGGACCAGTTTGCACTGGTGACCTTCCGCAGCGAAGCGCAGCGCGCCCTTGCGGCAGAAGTGCTGGGGCCCTCCTGGCATGACCGCCTTGGCTGCCACCCTGACCTGGCATGGCTGCACCAGACACGCGTACGGCAGTCTTTCCCGGGCTGGCAGCCTAGGCGCCGCATCGCTTTAAATATCCTGCCTCTCTACCTCAGAGAAAACGGGAGCAGCTTTTGCTGCGCCTACGACGAAGGCCATCACTTCCACAATCAGGCCCGCAGGGAAACCACCGCCTATCTGCAAATCGTCGAGAAAACAGTGCGCCATTATCTCAGCAAAGGATACGAGGTGGTGCACCTGCCTTTTGCTGTGGAAGATGCCGCTTTTGCCAGTCAGTGGCTGCGCCCCATGGGCGTGCGCTGCATGAAATACACCCTGGGCTTGAAGTCTGTCCTCGGGACACTCTCTTCCTGCGAAGCTTTCATTGCCACCCGTTTTCACGCTCTGGTGCTTGGTCTCATGACGGGGATGCCAATCCGGCCCATCCCATATGCCCGAAAAAACAGCGATCTGCTCGCAGAGCTGGGCCAGCAGACCTGGGCATCGCAGACTCCACGATCTTTTTGCGAAGATGCATCCCCCCTGACCGAGCTGCTGTGCGAAGCAGATGCCGTCCGCATGCCGCAGGCCGTAAGCGCTGATTTCGATGCTGCGATCAAACAATGGATGGTGAAGGTCGCGCCTTGATCAGCCTTCCATCACCTTCAGCCAGCCCCCGTTTCCTCCATGTCCATCGCATCTATCATCATCCCCACGTGCAACCGCCCCGATGATCTGGCGCGCTGCCTTCGTGCCCTGGCCTCGCAGCTGGAGCAGCAAAGCTGCGAGGTCATCGTCTCGGATGACAGTCGTGACGAACGCACTCGCGAGATGCTGAAAAAGGATTTTCCTGCAGTTAAAATTGCCTCGGGTCCTCGTTGCGGCCCAGGAGCCAACCGTAATGCAGGCGCACGTCTGGCTTCAGGCGAATGGCTGATATTCATTGATGATGATGTGATTCCCGAGCCTGGCTTCCTAAGCGCCTATCTCTCTGCATTTGCCGCAGCAGGAAACACCAGCATCTTCCACGGCCTGACAGAAGCCATCCCTCAAAAGACTTCTCTGCTTTGGGAGGCTCCTGAAGTCCTTGCGCTGCTGCCATGCTTTCCCTCCTGCAATTTCGCCATACGCCGGGAGCTCTACAATAAAACGGACGGGTTTGATGAACGCTACACCCCCGCTTTTGAAGACATCGAGTTCGCCTCGCGCCTCCAGGGCTTGGGCGAAGCCTGCAGCTTTGTGGCAGCCGCTGCGGTGAAGCATCCTCTGCGGCCACTGCCATGCTCCCGCAAACTGGCGTTGCGCTGGGAACCACGCGTCATCTCCGCACTCGACTTGGGAGCCAGTCCGGCAGCTCTGCCCCTGCTGCTGACCAAGCATGTGGCTCTGGTCATTGCCTCCCGCTTTCGCGGTGCACGGTGCAGTTGGGCCAATGCCCGAGCCGCACTCGTCTTTGCAGGTGAGTTTGCCTGGTTTTTAGCAATGCTTCCTGGATGGCTGCTGCGGCACGCAGGAGCCGGACGCAGCCCGTTTTGGGAGCTTCAAAGAAGCCTGGGCAACACGCCTTTTCGTTACGGACTGTGATATTTTTCGTGCTCTCACCTGCTCTACCCCATGACTGTGGCTGAACTCATCCAGCGTGCCTGGAGACGCTGGGATATCCTGCCCGGCCCCATGCAATTTCTACGCGTGCTCCTGCTCCGCCTTCGCGGTGCGCAGGTCGGCGCAGGCACCTGGCTGCCCCGTGTGCTTGTGCCCTGGCCTCATCAGCTTTCCCTCGGACAGCGGTGCATCATCGAGCCTGATGTGTACTTCAAGTATGACGGCTTCTGGACACCAGGCCCCTCCATTCAGATCGGGAACCGCGTTTTCATAGGTCGTAACACTGAGTTCAACATTACAGGCGGCATCACCATCGGCGATGACTGCCTTATTGCCAGCGGCTGCACTTTTGTTGATGGAGACCACGGCATGGCTCCGGACCGCCCGATGAACGAGCAGCCCCTGAATCGCGCCGCCATTGTGCTGGAGGAGAACGTATGGCTGGGTGCCCAGTGCGTGGTGCTCAAAGGTGTCCGCCTGGGCCGCGGTGCCGTGATCGGCGCAGGCTCCGTTGTGACGAAGTCCGTGCCAGCCGGCGAAGTCTGGGCAGGGACTCCGGCACGAAGGCTGAAACAAGCCGCCTGATTCAAGCTGACCAGCTGCTCAGAACCGCCGCGCTTTCAGTAGGCTGAGAAGCCACCTCTCAAAAAAGACGACTCCATCATGAACATCGTTACTCCTACAGAACCGCTGGCATTCCCTCCACCCGTTCAGGAGATGACGCGCAGCCAGCCAGCCGGAGAAGCCAGTGCCGTGAGTGCCATTTCCATCCCTGACCGTCTGCCTTCATTGGACGGCTGGCGCGCCCTCAGCATCCTCCTCGTCCTAGGAGCACACACGGTTCTTGCCAGCGGATTTCCACAGCAGCATGCCAGCTTGGTGAACAAGATTTCCGATGGCCATCTCGGAGTGCGTTTCTTCTTTGTCATCTCCGGCTTCTTGATCACATGGCTCATGCTCAGTGAGGAACGCAAGACGTCCAGGGTAAAGCTGGGCAAGTTTTACGCGCGGCGTGCACTGCGTATTCTTCCGGTTTACATGGCCTTCCTGCTCGTGGCTGGAGTCCTCCAGTACTACACCGTCTGCGATCACGATCTGACCACCTGGATCGCAAACCTGACTTTCACGCGCGACTTCTTTCCTGGCGGCAACAAGGTGAGCAATCACTTTTGGTCCCTGGCTGTGGAGGAGCAGTTTTATCTCATCTGGCCGTTTGTCTTCGCCGCCATGGCTCCGGCAAGCCGAGCCAAAATCATGCCTTTGCTGGTGGCTGGCACCATCGTGGTGGCAGTCATCTGCAGGGTCTTTTGGTCTCACCCACTGTCCAGTTCCCCTGTATGGCACAGTGTGTTTCAGGAATGGTCATTCCTCAACAATGCAGACTCGCTGGCCATCGGCTGCATGGCCGCCATCTGGCTCGCAGCAGACACCTACGGCCTGCGCGCCTGGCTCACGACCCGCAGGCTGCTGGTCTTTTCCACAGGTTTCTTCATGCTGCTGGAGCCCCAGCTGGTTTACTGGCTCGCTGACCATCCTGGTCTTCCATCCGCATTGCGGCGCGCAGGATGGGCTTCTTCATTTTGCCTGGGTCGCACAGTCCAGTCGGCCGGCTTTGCCATCCTTGCCCTCCAGAGCATCCTGCTGCCAGCCTGGGGCCTCTACCGCTGCCTCAACTGGCGGCCTGTAGCCGCGCTCGGTGTGCTTTCCTACTCCATCTACATCTGGCAAAACCTCTTCTGTGCCAAGCCCTCCACCTATGGGCTCACGGATCCCTGGTGGATGAGCTTTCAATTCTGGCTCATTCCGGCTTTTACCACGGCCCTTATTTCCTACCACTTTTTGGAGAAGCCTTTCTTCAATCTCCGGCATCGCTTCCGCTGAAAGCACAGCCCCGGACACCACCTCCCGCCCCCCATGAAAATCGCCGCCACAGGTTATGTCTCCGAACAAGCAGGCAGCGTTGCCTCCGCTAATGCGCTGCTGCTGCGTGCGCTGCTGGATGCAGGGCATGAAGTGGACTTCTTTTCCAAACCCTCTTTCGTGGACCCACGCCCCTGCGTGGGGGAGCATGAGGGCTTCCGTTTCGTCTCCACAGACAATGTGGGCCCCGACCGCTTCCGCGCACGAGTGCAGCACCTTCCCATCATCGGCTTCCTGGCCTGTCGTGTGGACAGCGGCACCTACTCGCGCCTTCTGCTGCAAAACATCAGCCGTGAGCACAAGCAGCGCCGCTATGATCTCTGCCTGTGGCTGGGAGACTACGCACCAGGACGAGTCAAAAATCTGCCAATGATCAGCTTTGCACAGGGACCACCCGGTACGGATGCACGCTCCATCATCTCACGATTCTCAGAGATTCTCAGGCTCGCCGGGCTCAAGCGTGCTCTTCCCTGGTATGTGCTGGCACTGGTGCGCCTCTCCCCCGCAGGCCTTCCACCGCTCCGCCACTCAGACCACATCATCGTGGGCAGCAGGCAGTCTCAAAAAATGCTCCATGAGCATTATGGCGTGAGCCCAGAACGAACATCCGCGCTGCCTTACCCGATCGATCTCAACATGTTCCGTCAGCCCGCTGAAGCCACGCAGCCCGGCACCGACCTGCGTGTGGTCTGGCTGGGCCGCATCATACCTCGCAAGCGGCTGGACCTTTTTCTCCAGGGACTGGAACTGGCCATCCGTCAGGGCCTGCGCGTCAAGGCCACCATTGTAGGTGGCATCGGCTTTGTGCCGGGCTACGAAAAAATGATCGAGTCCTTCCCCTTTCCTGACCGGCTGCGCTGGATCAAATCCCTGCCACGCACCGAAGTCCCAGCACTTCTCCATCAGCATGATGTGCTCGCACAGCCCAGCGATGAGGAAAACTTCGGCTCCTCCGTGGCCGAGGCTCAGGCCTGCGGGCTGCGCAGCATCGTGGGCCACACCAACGGAAATTCAGCCTACCTGTGCGAACGAGACATCCATCTGGAAGATGATCGGCCGGAGAGCTTTTCCAAAGCCCTGATCCAGATGGCTGCGAAGACAGATCAGGACACTTCAGCATCACGCGCCGTGGCTGAACTGCATTTTGATATCAGCCGAGTAGCCGCCAGTCTCACACAGATCCTGCGTCACGTGGTGGACCAAACATCCCCCCGTGACATGGTCACGGCAGGAACAGGCACGAACCAGCTCGCCCATCTTTAAGTCTCCTTTGGATTGCTTGAATCAGGAGGACACTGCCGCAGCAACCGTCTAAAAGTCATGAATATTGCCCTCGTCAGTTCAGCCTACCCTCCAGATCTTGATGGCATTGGTGATCACACCTATTGGCTGGCTCATAGCCTTGCAACCCGTTCCAATGTGGAAGTTTTCACTCGGCGCGTCGGACAATTTGAGTCCGACGACAAAGTCAAGATAACACCGTTTTTCAATCCCGCCGAGCCTTCTTCGTTTGAGCAGCTGCATGATGCCATTGGAAGCTGGCTGTCTCCTGCCGCTGCAGCGCAGTGGCTGCTGCTCCAGTACAACCCCTTTGGCTTTGGCAAGCGCGGCTGGTGCCCATGGGTGCCGCAAACGCTGCGCAGAATACGCAGCCAGCACCCGCACCTTCGGGTGGCCACGATGTTTCATGAGACGATGGTCCCGGCCTGGCCGTGGAAATTCGCGGTGATGCACCTCTGGCAGTCGCGCCTTTTCCGCCAGGTGTGCCGCCTCTCGGACCTGGCCTTTGTCTCCACCACACGCTGGCAGCCACAGGTCTCGCGCGCTCATCCGCGACTCCCCTGCCATCATCTTCCTGTCGGCTCCAATATTCCGCTGGATGAGACGCCGCACGCCGTGGCACGCCAGAAGCTGGACCTGCCGGAGAAATCACTCGTGCTTGGCATCTTCGGCTCAGCGCATATCAGCCGGCAGCTCGACTGGATCGCGGCCGCAGCTCAAGAGGTCGGCAAGACGGGTCGGCAGGTCATCGTGGCACATGTGGGTCCGGACGCCGCGAAAATCGTCCAGGCGATGCCCAACCTCCAGGTGCGCAGCTTTGGTGAGCTGCCTGCAAACCAAGTAGGCATGCACCTCCGTGCCATGGATGTGCTTCTCGCTCCATTCTCCGATGGCGTTTCGACCCGGCGAGGCTCGGTCATGGCTGGACTGCAGCACGGCGTCCCAGTGATAACCACCGCCAAACCCTGGAGTGATCGCATCCTGATCAATGCCGATCATGAAGGCCTTCTGGCACTGGCCTGCGAGGACGGGGCCAGCTTCGCGGCGATGACCGCCAAACTTCTGCCCGGCCTGGTGAGTGCCAAAGACATCAGCCGGCGTGCCTCCCAATTCTATCACGGCCAGTTCGCGTGGGACACCATCGCTGAAAAGCTCACTGGTCATCTCACCGCCTGCTGCCACCCCAATGTTAAATCCAACGATGAAAACGCTCATAGTGATGCCTTCGGCCTCGTGCCATGGCGGCGCTGAGGCCGCCCTCCTGCACCTTATTCAGCAACGCACTGCTGCAGGACTGGAACTGAAACTGGTGTTTCTCGAATCTGGCGAAATGGTCGCGCTTGCCCGCGATTTTGGCCTCGAGGCGGAGGTGATACACGCAGGACGGCTGCGCTCAGTGCGCGCGGTCTTCAGCACCGTGCGTGCGATCCGCGAAGTCATCCAGGCCTGGAAACCCAGCATCGTGCTCGGCTGGATGACGAAAGCGCACATCTACAGCGGTCTGGCCGCCCGTGGCACCGCTGCAGCCCCGATGTATTTTCAGATGGGCCTGCCAGATGGTGGCGTGGTGGACTGCCTGGCACGTCTGGTCCCCGCAGCAGGTGCGCTTGGCTGCTCAGAATTTGTTGCCAGAGAGCAAGGGGCCAAGGTGCGCCACCCGGTCAAAGGAGTTGCCCTTGCTGCGGATGTTTCACATGCCAGCGCATCCGCATCTCCGGCGGAGCTTAAAAAGAAGCTTGGCTTTGCGCCTGACAAGCCTCTGGTCGGCATTGTTGGCCGCCTTCAGCATTGGAAGGGCATGCATGTGTACCTGCGCGCCATGGCGCAGGTGGTCAAAACCATGCCAGCGGTGCAGGGTGTCATTGTCGGTGGCGTCCACGATCAGGAGCCAGGCTATCTTGAGTCTCTGGAAAAACTCCGTGCTGAGCTTGGCCTGACCAAGGTGGTGAGCATGGTGGGCAGGCAGACCAACGTGCCGGAGTGGATGAGCGCCATGGATGTGGTGGTGCATGCATCGCAACGTGAACCCTTCGGCATCGTGGTGGTGGAAGCCATGGCCCTGGGAAAAGCCGTCATCGCCACCAGCCCGGGTGGCCCGGAAGAAATCATCACGGATGGCGAAGATGGCCTGCTGGTGCCTTGGAATGAGCCTGACGCCCTCGCCTCCGCCATCCTCCGCATGCTGCAGGATCCTGCAGCCGCAGCACAGATGGCGTCCAGAGCACGCCTGCGCTCTGAGGACTTCAGCACCGCATCTTACGCCCTCCGCACGGCATCGGCCCTCCGGTCCCTTCTGCCAGCAGTGCCTGCGGCTGCATAGAGAGCATGGCGGCGGAAACGCTGCATGCCTCTTTTCATCATCACCAAACCATCCCCGCCCGAATCGGGAACCTGTATGGAGTGGCTCATCTCTCTCGTCATCGTCGCACCTGCCATCTACATGGCACTGGTTCGATCCACCTACCTTCTGGATTACGTCTTTTTCGTTGTCGCTCTCAATCGGGGAATCCGGCGGCTGGTGGATTTTTACATCAATGGCGCTTTCAACCCTCTCTCTCCCATCAGCCTGACACCGCTGGTGGTAAGCGCCGCCTTGCTCGTCCCCGCATTCTCACACTTCAACACGCTGACAACCCGCACGCGCAACCTTGCAATGCTCATTATCGTGGCGCTGGCCCATGGTCTCGCCATCGGCGTTCTTAACCAGGGGCTTGGCGCCTTCTATGCCCTGGGAGAGTGGCTCGCTGGAGTGGGCGCATTTCTGTATGCGGCAACCGCACCTGTGACCCCTCGGATTTCAGACCGCTGGATGCGCTCTTCCGGCTACGCGGCGCTCGTTGTGGCACTCTATGGTTGGTACCAGTATTACACCATACCTGAGTGGGATGCCTTTTGGGTCACCGCCGTGAAATTTGTCGGTTATCTCGGCCAGCTCAAGCCCACGGAGATGACCGTCTTTTCCACTCTGCATGAGCGCGGCCCCTGTGCCAGCTTTCTGGCCTGGGCGGCCATCCCCATGATTCTAAATCCCCGATGGCGAATTCTGGGCGGCTGGCTCACGGTCATCCTGCTTCTCTCCGTGGTGGTTCTGACGCTCACACGCACCATGTTTCTCATCATCGCGCTGGTTACGATTCTCCAGCCCGCACTCTCCAAAGGCAAGGGCATTGGCCGGGTGCTTCTTCTCTCAGCAGTACTCGGCATCGGCGGCAGCGTGGGCCTGCAATACATGCCGGGCTCAGAACGCATCACCAAGCGTTACGATTCCATCAAAGACATCCAAAGTGACGGCTCTTACCAGGGGCGTCTGGCGATTTTGACTGACGGCATTCCATGGATCATCCAGCATCCACTCGGCCTCGGCCTCGGCAGTTCTGGCATCGGAGGTTCCCGCATGAACAATGGGGCCAAGGAAGGCTGGTGTGATAGCGGATACATCGAGATCTTCAGCCAGTTCGGATGGATCGGCGGGCTGGCGTTCTTTGCTGCGATGCTGCAAATCTGGACCGAGCTTTCAAGCCGCATCAAGCACGGCGGAAAAGATGCCTTCCTCTTCACCGGCAGAGCTGTGCTGCTGGGATGCATGGTGTTCCTCTACGTGGG contains the following coding sequences:
- a CDS encoding O-antigen ligase family protein, which codes for MEWLISLVIVAPAIYMALVRSTYLLDYVFFVVALNRGIRRLVDFYINGAFNPLSPISLTPLVVSAALLVPAFSHFNTLTTRTRNLAMLIIVALAHGLAIGVLNQGLGAFYALGEWLAGVGAFLYAATAPVTPRISDRWMRSSGYAALVVALYGWYQYYTIPEWDAFWVTAVKFVGYLGQLKPTEMTVFSTLHERGPCASFLAWAAIPMILNPRWRILGGWLTVILLLSVVVLTLTRTMFLIIALVTILQPALSKGKGIGRVLLLSAVLGIGGSVGLQYMPGSERITKRYDSIKDIQSDGSYQGRLAILTDGIPWIIQHPLGLGLGSSGIGGSRMNNGAKEGWCDSGYIEIFSQFGWIGGLAFFAAMLQIWTELSSRIKHGGKDAFLFTGRAVLLGCMVFLYVGNIFSGFSLFWVFLGISLNRMTKPVQKSLPEYHPPLAHPMPWDVPHPAAG
- a CDS encoding glycosyltransferase family protein, which produces MNIALVSSAYPPDLDGIGDHTYWLAHSLATRSNVEVFTRRVGQFESDDKVKITPFFNPAEPSSFEQLHDAIGSWLSPAAAAQWLLLQYNPFGFGKRGWCPWVPQTLRRIRSQHPHLRVATMFHETMVPAWPWKFAVMHLWQSRLFRQVCRLSDLAFVSTTRWQPQVSRAHPRLPCHHLPVGSNIPLDETPHAVARQKLDLPEKSLVLGIFGSAHISRQLDWIAAAAQEVGKTGRQVIVAHVGPDAAKIVQAMPNLQVRSFGELPANQVGMHLRAMDVLLAPFSDGVSTRRGSVMAGLQHGVPVITTAKPWSDRILINADHEGLLALACEDGASFAAMTAKLLPGLVSAKDISRRASQFYHGQFAWDTIAEKLTGHLTACCHPNVKSNDENAHSDAFGLVPWRR
- a CDS encoding glycosyltransferase family 2 protein; translated protein: MSIASIIIPTCNRPDDLARCLRALASQLEQQSCEVIVSDDSRDERTREMLKKDFPAVKIASGPRCGPGANRNAGARLASGEWLIFIDDDVIPEPGFLSAYLSAFAAAGNTSIFHGLTEAIPQKTSLLWEAPEVLALLPCFPSCNFAIRRELYNKTDGFDERYTPAFEDIEFASRLQGLGEACSFVAAAAVKHPLRPLPCSRKLALRWEPRVISALDLGASPAALPLLLTKHVALVIASRFRGARCSWANARAALVFAGEFAWFLAMLPGWLLRHAGAGRSPFWELQRSLGNTPFRYGL
- a CDS encoding acyltransferase, producing the protein MTVAELIQRAWRRWDILPGPMQFLRVLLLRLRGAQVGAGTWLPRVLVPWPHQLSLGQRCIIEPDVYFKYDGFWTPGPSIQIGNRVFIGRNTEFNITGGITIGDDCLIASGCTFVDGDHGMAPDRPMNEQPLNRAAIVLEENVWLGAQCVVLKGVRLGRGAVIGAGSVVTKSVPAGEVWAGTPARRLKQAA
- a CDS encoding glycosyltransferase family 4 protein; protein product: MNVMKVAIASRVHPASVGGLAAYQRELAAGLQTFQNVNTCFLSVQHSGSSDSEKTRQLKWPVSDLMSQSAWDRQFRLVSRLASRTKLLGIADSLSNMMNNQGSWSPASCEADVLHFVGTGWDIIGYPLWRQARKAGVPFTVWPAVHPKNWGDAAFDVRLYQKADAVFCQSDYERSHLASLGVPANKLFRCGLPPMCQTAGNAHTLRSRLEIGNRPTVLFLGRRDVGKGYPALLDAWPLVLQKCPDAVLLIAGPGDADHARLSNIPATSYRDLGCPSEQEKADAYAACDMFCMPSSHESFGIVYVEAWSYGKAVICGTAPASRELVEDGVTGLWSDQQPKQLAHCLLRLLTAPDLCRSIGQAGLRHQQSHYTAQNMVSMHLSSWSALSN
- a CDS encoding acyltransferase family protein, with translation MNIVTPTEPLAFPPPVQEMTRSQPAGEASAVSAISIPDRLPSLDGWRALSILLVLGAHTVLASGFPQQHASLVNKISDGHLGVRFFFVISGFLITWLMLSEERKTSRVKLGKFYARRALRILPVYMAFLLVAGVLQYYTVCDHDLTTWIANLTFTRDFFPGGNKVSNHFWSLAVEEQFYLIWPFVFAAMAPASRAKIMPLLVAGTIVVAVICRVFWSHPLSSSPVWHSVFQEWSFLNNADSLAIGCMAAIWLAADTYGLRAWLTTRRLLVFSTGFFMLLEPQLVYWLADHPGLPSALRRAGWASSFCLGRTVQSAGFAILALQSILLPAWGLYRCLNWRPVAALGVLSYSIYIWQNLFCAKPSTYGLTDPWWMSFQFWLIPAFTTALISYHFLEKPFFNLRHRFR
- a CDS encoding glycosyltransferase, translated to MKTLIVMPSASCHGGAEAALLHLIQQRTAAGLELKLVFLESGEMVALARDFGLEAEVIHAGRLRSVRAVFSTVRAIREVIQAWKPSIVLGWMTKAHIYSGLAARGTAAAPMYFQMGLPDGGVVDCLARLVPAAGALGCSEFVAREQGAKVRHPVKGVALAADVSHASASASPAELKKKLGFAPDKPLVGIVGRLQHWKGMHVYLRAMAQVVKTMPAVQGVIVGGVHDQEPGYLESLEKLRAELGLTKVVSMVGRQTNVPEWMSAMDVVVHASQREPFGIVVVEAMALGKAVIATSPGGPEEIITDGEDGLLVPWNEPDALASAILRMLQDPAAAAQMASRARLRSEDFSTASYALRTASALRSLLPAVPAAA
- a CDS encoding glycosyltransferase family 4 protein; translation: MKIAATGYVSEQAGSVASANALLLRALLDAGHEVDFFSKPSFVDPRPCVGEHEGFRFVSTDNVGPDRFRARVQHLPIIGFLACRVDSGTYSRLLLQNISREHKQRRYDLCLWLGDYAPGRVKNLPMISFAQGPPGTDARSIISRFSEILRLAGLKRALPWYVLALVRLSPAGLPPLRHSDHIIVGSRQSQKMLHEHYGVSPERTSALPYPIDLNMFRQPAEATQPGTDLRVVWLGRIIPRKRLDLFLQGLELAIRQGLRVKATIVGGIGFVPGYEKMIESFPFPDRLRWIKSLPRTEVPALLHQHDVLAQPSDEENFGSSVAEAQACGLRSIVGHTNGNSAYLCERDIHLEDDRPESFSKALIQMAAKTDQDTSASRAVAELHFDISRVAASLTQILRHVVDQTSPRDMVTAGTGTNQLAHL
- a CDS encoding polysaccharide pyruvyl transferase family protein; translated protein: MERPFKLSLGLSSALTCIPPFFDLMSLLTRASHYSRWCAHHLAAPRVAIIGEYHGANLGDHLLGTAVSGYFREQNLQSVRLTLHSLARWRRFPDADVVVGGGNVLNDHSLRLLHTYFKGHRKSAYCMGVDFSDPEVLNRHRDVLDQFALVTFRSEAQRALAAEVLGPSWHDRLGCHPDLAWLHQTRVRQSFPGWQPRRRIALNILPLYLRENGSSFCCAYDEGHHFHNQARRETTAYLQIVEKTVRHYLSKGYEVVHLPFAVEDAAFASQWLRPMGVRCMKYTLGLKSVLGTLSSCEAFIATRFHALVLGLMTGMPIRPIPYARKNSDLLAELGQQTWASQTPRSFCEDASPLTELLCEADAVRMPQAVSADFDAAIKQWMVKVAP